ATCGAGCAGCTGACCCGCTTCGGCCTTCCCCTGGGCGAGGCGTTCCAGCTGCGCGACGACCTGCTCGGCGTCTTCGGGGATCCTGCGGTGACCGGCAAGCCGGCCGGCGACGACCTCTCCGAGGGCAAGCGCACCGTGCTGATCGCGCTGGCGCTCGACGGCCTCGGGCCGGCCGACCGCGCGCACCTGGACAGCAGCCTGGGAGGTCCGCTGACCGAGGACGAGGTGGCCGGGCTGCGCCGCCTGATCCGGGCGAGCGGTGCCGAGGCGCAGGTGGAGGAGATGATCACCGATCTGACCGACAGGGCTCTGGCGGCGCTGGAGGTGGCCGACGTCCGCGACGAGGCCCGCAGCGTCCTGCGCGAGCTGGCCGCCGCTGCGACCCAGCGCGGGTTCTAGGACGCCGGTGCGCGGGATCTTTTTCGACGAGGACGCGGCTCGTGACGTCGAGCGGCAGCTGGCCGCCGACGGCTACGAGGTCGAGGTCGCCCGGGAGCGGTACGCCGGCGAGGACGACGACGAGGACCACCCCTGGGCGGTGCTGACCGATGCCCCGGCGATCGTGCTCGAGCTGCTCGTCGACCAGCACGACGGCTGGCTCGACGACGTCGTACCGGACGCTGCTCCGCCGCTGGTGCTGCCCCCGGCAGCGCTGCCTGACAGCCCGAAGCGGCTGCACCGAAACGAGTGAGGCCTACAGCGACATCGCCTGGGCTCGACGCTTGACCTCGGACCCACGGTTCTCGCGCAGCGCGTCGATCGGGCGCCCCGGGAGCGAGTCGTCCGCGGTGAACATCCACGCGAGGATCTCGCGGTCCTCGAAGTTGCCGTCGTGCAGCGTCGTGAGCAGTCCCGGGACGCCCTTGACGATGGCACCGTCCATGATGAGCTCGGCCGGGACCAGCTGTCCGAGGCCGGGAGCGGGCACCGCGGCGGCGAGCTGGTGCTCGCGGATGTACTGCCGGACCTTGCTCACGGTGACGCCCAGCTCAGCTGCCGCGCCCTTCCAGTCGAGCCAGTCGGTGATCAGCTCGGACAGGTCGACGTCGCCGGGAGCGGTGGAATCGGTCACGAGACCATGCTGCCAGCAAGGGCCGCGCTCCCGCGATTCCGGGTCCCGAGCAACTAAACTTCAGCACTGACCGGGACCTTCCCCACCGGTCGACGATGGAGGACGCTGTGGAGCGCAAGGACACGGGTCGTGCTGACGACCCGCTGATCGGGCGCGTTCTCGACGGCCGGTACCAGATCGGGGAGCAGGTCGCGAGCGGCGGCATGGCGACCGTCTACCAGGCCGAGGACCTGCGCCTGGAGCGGACCGTCGCGGTGAAGGTGATGCACGCCGGCCTCGTCGACGACCCCGAGTTCGTCGCCCGTTTCGAGCGCGAGGCGCGTTCCGCCGCCCGCTTGTCCCACCACAACGTCGTCTCCGTGTTCGACCAGGGTGCCGATCGCGGCACGCTCTTCCTGGTGATGGAGTACGTCCCGGGAATCACCCTGCGCGACGTGATCCGCCGCGAGGCCCCGATCGACGCCGGCCGAGCCCTGGCGCTGATCGAGCCGGTGCTGGCCGCGCTCGCCGCCGCGCACGCCGCCGGCATCATCCACCGGGACGTGAAGCCCGAGAACGTCCTGATCGCCGACGACGGCCGGGTCAAGGTCGCCGACTTCGGGCTGGCCCGCGCCGTCAACGCGGAGACGCAGCACACCGCGGCGGGCGGCGTCCTCATCGGCACGGTGTCCTACCTCTCCCCCGAGCTCGTCGTCGACGGCAGGGCCGACGCCCGCTCCGACGTGTACGCCGCCGGGGTGCTGATCTACGAGATGCTCACCGGGGTCAAGCCGCACCAGGCCGAGAACCCGATCCAGGTGGCTTACAAGCACGTGCACGAGGACATCCCGGCGCCGTCCCTGCGGGTGCCGGAGCTGCCGGCGTACGTCGACGCGCTGGTCGCGCGCGCGACCGCCCGCGACCGCGACCTCCGCCCCTCCGACGCGCGGGTGCTGCTGCACCAGGTACGTCGGGTGCGCCAGGCGCTGGACCACGGGATCGTCGACGATCCCGAGCTCGTGGCCGACCTGCTGCCGAGCTCGCGGCACCAGCCCGACAGCATCCCGACCGGGGTGATCCCGGTGGACCGCGCGGCGGTCCGGGCCCACGACGAGGTCTACGACCAGGCCGCCGACGCGGACTACGACGACTACACCGAACCGGTCGTGCGGACCGGGCCCGTGCGGACCGGGCCCGTGCGGACCGGGCCTCTGCCCACCGGATCGGTCCGGCCGCCTACACGGGACTCCGTTCCGCCGCCGCTCCCGCCGGAGGCGCGACGTCCGCTCGCCGAGGAGCCCGTCGTCCCGGGGCCGAAGCGCGACCGGTCGCGGCGCCGCGGCATGTGGGCGCTCGTCGCCGTCCTCGTCCTGGCACTGGCCGCTGGCGTCGGCGCGTGGCAGCTCGGCCGGTACACGACCGTGCCGTCGCTGGAAGGTCTGCAGGTCGCGGATGCGAAGACCAGGTTGGCCCGGGCCGACCTGAAGCTGCGGCTCGGGACCCCGGAGTACTCCACCGAGGTGGCGAAGGACTCCATCATCGGCACGAACCCGGATCCCGGGGACCGGATCGGCAAGGGCGACACCGTGACGGTCGTCGTGTCGCTGGGCCCCGAGCTCACCGCCGTCCCGACATTGAAGGGGAAGACCGTGGCCGAGGCGACCGCGATCCTCGAGGGCGTGAAGCTCGAGGTCGGCACCGTGACCCAGCGGTACGCAGAGACCATCCCCAAGGGACAGGTGATCCGGTCCAACCCCGCCGCCGGCGAGGACCAGCCGCTGGGCACGCTGATCGACCTGACCGTCAGCAAGGGCCGGGAGCCGGTGGCGATCCCGAACTACACGGGCAAGAAGGCGAAGACGGCCGAGAAGAAGCTCAAGGAGCTGGGCTTCCAGGTCCGCTTGACCGAGGACTTCAGCGACACCGTCAAGACCGGGGACGTCATCTCGCAGACCCCGAACTCGGGCAAGGGTTTCAAGAAGGACACGATCACGCTGGTCGTCTCCAAGGGCGTCGAGATGATCGAGATCCCGAAGGTGCGGCGCAAGAGCGCCACCGAGGCCCAGGCTCTGCTCGAGGGCCTCGGGTTCCGGGTCGAGGTCCGCCAGAGCGCGCTCTACCTCGGGTACAACGTGGTCGCCGGTTCGGACCCGGACGCCGGAACGCTGGCGCCCCACGGGAGCGTCGTCGTCCTGACGGTCATCTAGGACGACGGGCTCGCGCAGGGCGCCAGCGTCGTGTGCCGGGGCCCGAGGTTCAGAGGCTCGGGGCTCGGGACACGGGCCGGGCCGGGTCCGGGGCCGGCGGCCTCAGGCCCGGATCAGTCGACCAGGACGGGCACCGGCTCCTCGGCGACCTGGCCCCGCCTGATCACGAACGTGACCAGGAACAGCGTCACCACGAGCATGACCGTCGCCGCCTCGAAGGCCGCGTGCGCCCCGGACAGGAACACCGCGTGCGCGTGCTGCACACCGTCGAGGACTCCTGCGGGGTCGGCGTTGCGGGCCGCGTGACCGGAGACGGTCACCAAGCCTGCCAGCCCGAGGGCCGAGCCGACCTGCTGGGCGACGTTGACCAGTCCGGCCGCAGCGCCGGCCTCGTGCGGCTGGACACCGTGCAGGGCCGAGGACGTCAGCGGGACGAAGGCCAGGCCGTTGCCCAGACCGAGGAGCACGAGTGAGACGACCACGTCCCCGTACCCGCTGTGCACGTCGAGCTGGGTCAACCAGACCAACGAGGCCAGGCTGAGAACTCCACCGACGATCATCACGATCCGCTCACCGAGACGCTCGACGAGGAATCGGGAGCTCGACTGCGAGGCGAGGAACACGCCCGCAGTCATCGGCAGGAACGCGAGCCCGGCCTGGATCGGCGTGAACTCCAGGACGTCCTGCAGGTACTGGGTCAAGTAGAAGAACGCGCCCATCGCACCGGCGATCAGGAACATCCGAGCGAGCAGCGCCCCGCTGCGGACCCGGCTCGCGAACAAACCGAGCGGGGTGATCGGCTCGTCGGCGCGACGCTCGATCGCGATGAAGGCGACCACCAGGGCGACACCGCCGATGACCGACGTCAGGGTGACCACGCTGCTCCAACCGGCCGAGGCCGCGTGCACGAAGCCGTAGACCAGTCCGGAGACACCAGCGGTGGACGTCACCGCGCCGGCCAGGTCGAACCGGCCGCGGCGCCGCGGGGTGTGCGGGACCGAGAGCCACGCCGTGGTCGCGACGGCGATGCCGATCGGGACGTTCACGAGCATCACCCAGCGCCACGAGGCGAACTCGGTGAGGATGCCTCCGACCACGAGGCCGAAGGACACACCGCCGACCGAGACGGCCGTGTACAGACCGAGCGCTCGGGTGCGCTCCCGGCCCTCGGGGAACATCGTCGTCAGCAGGGACAGGGACGCGGGAGCGGCGAGCGCCGCGCCCAGGCCCTGGACCGCCCGGGAAACGACCAGGGCGGCTCCCGAGGTGGCGAACCCGCCGGCCAGGGAGGCGAGCGTGAAGATCGCGATCCCGACCAGGAAGGTGGGGCGCCGACCCAGCAGGTCGCCGGCACGCGCTCCCAGCAGGAGCAGTCCGCCGAAGGTCAGGCTGTAGGCGTTGAGGACCCAGGACAGCCCGGTGGCACTGAAGCCGAGCGCTTCCTGCATGTTCGGCAGGGCCACGTTGACGATGCTGAGGTCGAGCACGACCATCAGCTGGGCGATGAGGATGGTGGCCAGGACCAGACCACGCCGGTCACGGCTCGGGTTCTTGATGTGCTCGGTCTCGTCTGGTGCAGAGGTCGCCGGGTTCTCGGCGATAAGTTGTTCGGACACGGTGTGATCCGCCTTTGGGTGAAGGGTTGTTCAGCCGGTGGGCTGAGGTAATATATGGAGGGCGCCTCCACTTACTATACGGAGGGTGCCTCCGTTTATGCAAGGGACATGTGGAATGACTGATGCGACGCCCGCCGACGGCGCGCCCAAGCTTCGGGCCGATGCCGCGCGCAACCGAGCCAAGCTGGTCACCACTGCCCGGGACGTGTTCACCGCCGAGGGCGGCGAGGCTTCCCTCGAGCAGATCGCCAAGGCCGCCGGCGTCGGCATCGGCACGCTGTACCGACACTTCCCGACGCGTCTGGACCTCCTCGAGGCCGTCTACCGCGACGAGGTCGATCTCCTGCGGGAAGCCGCGGAGAAGGTGATCCCGAACCACTCCCCTGTCGAGGCGCTGGAGCTGTGGCTGGCAGCCTTCGTGGACTACGCCGCGACCAAGCGGCACATCTTCGCCGAGCTCGTCGAGGCCGTCGGGCGCGAGTCCGAGCTGATGACGCACTCGCGCGGAGTCATCTACGGCAACGCCGAGGTGCTCGTGACCCGTGCGCAGGAAGCAGGCGAGATCCGCTCGGACGTCACCTCACCCGACGTGCTGCGCCTCGTGGGTGGCTGCACGATGATGCCGAACTTCGACCGGGAGCAGACCGAGCGCATCCTGAAGATCGTCATGGATGGTCTGCGCGCGACGTAGCGGACCGGCCGGGCGTCTCGCGGGCCGAAATCAGTGTCCGGCTGGTGGACGCCCGCACTAGGGTCTGCCCCATGGTTGTGGTGATGGCCCCTGATGCCACTGACGAGCAGATCGCCCACGTCACGGAGCGCGTCGAGGGAGTCGGCGGGCAGGCATTCGTGTCCCGCGGGGTGGTCCGGACGATCATCGGACTGGTCGGCGACATCGAGTCGTTCCACGGCCTGAACCTGCGCAGCATGGCCGGCGTCGCCGCCGTGCACCGCATCTCCGATCCCTTCAAGCTGGTCAGTCGCCAGCACCACCCGGACCGCTCGACGGTCTGGGTCGGCCCTGCTGGCCACCAGGTGCCGATCGGTCCCGAGACCTTCACGTTCATCGCCGGCCCGTGCGCGGTCGAGACACCGACGCAGACGTTGGAGGCCGCCGAGATGGCCAAGGCCGCCGGCGCGACGCTGCTGCGCGGGGGCGCCTACAAGCCGCGGACGTCGCCGTACGCGTTCCAGGGTCTCGGAGTGAAGGGCCTGGAGATCCTGGCCGACGTCCGCGAGACGACCGGTCTGCCGATCGTGACCGAGGTCGTCGACGCCCGGGACGTGACGGTGGTCGCCGAGCACGCCGACATGCTCCAGATCGGCACCCGCAACATGGCCAACTTCGGGCTGCTCCAGGCAGTCGGTGACGCCGGCAAGCCCGTGCTGCTCAAGCGCGGCATGACCGCCACCATCGAGGAGTGGCTGATGGCGGCGGAGTACATCGCCCAGCGCGGAAACCTCGACGTCGTGCTCTGCGAGCGCGGCATCCGGACCTTCGAGCCGTCCACCCGGAACACCCTCGACATCTCGGCCGTCCCGGTGATCCAGGGCATCAGCCACCTGCCGATCATCGTCGACCCGTCGCACGCCGGCGGCCGCAAGGACCTGGTCGTGCCGCTGTCGAAGGCGGCCATCGGGGTCGGCGCCGACGGTGTGATCGTCGACGTGCACCCGGACCCGGAGACGGCGCTGTGCGACGGTCCGCAGGCGCTGCTCGGCAACGAGCTGCGCGCCCTGGCCCAGGCCGTGCGCCAGATCCCGCCGGTCGTCGGGCGCGTCGACGCCGGAGAACGGGTCCGACGCTGAAGCCCGGGCGGTGCGAGAGCCGCCCCGTCGACTTGTGCGTGACACCCCTCGGTCCAGATCCCCAAGGCCATAGTCGATTTTGAGCCTCCGAAGCTCAGAACCGTGGAGACCCGCTCGGGTTCTGGACCGGACGAGCTCAAAACTGAAAGTCATGGCTGGGTTCTGAGAGCTCGCGGGTCAGAACCGGGGTCAACGCCTGAGTTCGGCGCCTGAGTTCGGCGCCGGGGGCCAGCGCCGGGGGCCAGCGCCAGGGGCCAGCGCCGGGGCCCGGTCGGCTCGACGAGGCAGCAGGGGCCTGTCAGGCCTTGCGGAGCATCTCGGCGACGAGGAACGCGAGCTCCAGCGACTGCACGCGGTTCAGGCGCGGGTCGCACACCGACTCGTAGCGGTTGCCGAGATCCATCTCCGCGAGGTCCTCGAGCCCGCCGACGCACTCGGTGACGTCGTCACCGGTGAGCTCGACGTGGATGCCGCCCGGCCAGGTGCCCAGTGCCCGGTGCACGTCGAAGAAGCCCTGCACCTCGGCGGTGACGTCGGACAGGCTGCGGGTCTTGTAGCCCGACGAGGCCTCGTAGGTGTTGCCGTGCATCGGGTCGCAGACCCACGCGACCTGGACGCCCGCGGCCTCGACCTTCTCCACCAGCGGCGGCAGCAGGTCGCGGATCTTGCCCGCCCCCATCCGGGTGATGAACGTGAGTCGGCCGGCCGTGTTCTCCGGGTTGAGCTTGGCAGCCAGCGCGATGGCGTCGTCGGCGCTCGTCGTCGGACCGAGCTTCACGCCGATCGGGTTCTTGATCCTGCTGAGCAGCTCGACGTGTGCGCCGTCGAGCTGACGGGTGCGCTCTCCGATCCAGACGAAGTGGCCGGACACGTCGTAGGGCTGCTCGGTGCGGGAGTCGATGCGCGTCATCGCGTGCTCGTACTCCAGCACCAGCGCCTCGTGGCTCGAGTGCATCTCGACCCGGTGGAACTCGTCCGGGTCGGCGCCGATCGCCTTCATGAAGGTCAGCGCGCGGTCGATCTCGTTGGCGACGGCCTCGTAGCGGCTGCCCACGGCCGAGCCCTGCACGAAGTCGGTGTTCCAGGCGTGCACCTGGCGCAGGTCGGCGTAACCACCGGTGGTGAACGCACGCACGAGGTTCAGCGTCGAGGCCGACGAGTGGTAGACGTCGACGAGCCGCTGCGGGTCCGGGATCCGGGCCGCCTCGGTGAACTCGTAGCCGTTGACCGCGTCGCCCCGGTACGCCGGGAGGGTGACGGGTCCGATCCCGGGCAGGTCACGCGTCTCGAAGTCGCTCGAGCGCGGCTTGGCGTACTGACCGGCAAAGCGGCCGAGCTTCACCACCGGCACCGAAGCCGCGTAGGTCAGCACGACGGCCATCTGCAGGATCACGCGGAGCTTGTTCCGGATGATGTCGGCGGTGACCCCGTCGAAGGTCTCGGCGCAGTCGCCACCCTGGAGCAGGAACGCCTCACCCCTGCTGACCGCCGCGAGCTTGGCGGTCAGGTCGTCGCACTCCCCCGCGAAGACGAGCGGCGGAAAGGACCGCAGCTTGGCCACGGCGTCGTCGACCGCGGCGCTGTCCGGGTACGTCGGCTGCTGCGCCGCGCCGAGGGCGTGCAGCGCTGCGAGATCGGGGATCGAGGAATTCGGGTCCAGCACCCGCCAAGCCTACGTGGCCACGCGCGGCGGCTGGGAATAGGTGTCCGGACGGGGCCGTTCGCCCACCATGACTACCGCAGTGGTCGCTACCGGTTTCGGTGGACCCGAGAACCTGGCCCTGGTCGACGTCGACGTTCCGGCACCCGGCCCGGGCGAGGTCGCGATCTCCGTGCTCGCGTGCGGGGTGAACCCCGCCGACATCAAGTCCTACAACGGTGCGTTCGGCACGGACCCGAGCAAGCTCCCGCTGCGCCTGGGCTTCGAGGCTGCCGGAGTCGTCACGGCCGTCGGACCGGACGCGGACGGACCCGAGGGCCCGATCGCTGTGGGCGACGAGGTGATCGCGTTCCGCATCTCCGGCGCGTACGCCGGGGACGTCGTGGTCCCGGCCAGCGCCGTGATCCGCAAGCCCTCCCACTTGGACTGGCCGGAGGCGGCCGGACTGATGCTCACCGGGGCGACCGCCGTGCACCTGCTCACCGCGACCGCGGTCGGCGAGAACGACACCGTCCTGATCCACGGCGCCTCCGGAGGTGTCGGCCTGATGGCGGTCCAGCTGGCGGTTCTGCGTGGCGCCTCCGTCGTCGCGACCGCCAGCGAGAAGCGCCACGGCCTGCTTGAGGAGCTCGGGGCGGAACCGGTCGTCTACGGGCCGGGACTGGCCGACCGGGTGCGCGAGGTGGCTCCCGGGGGCATCGACGTCGCGCTGGACCTGGTGGGCACCGACGAGGCCCTGGAGACGTCGCTCGCACTCGTCGCCGACCGCGACCGGATCGCGACGATCGCCAACTTCGCCCAGGGACCGGCCGCCGGCATCAAGGTTCTCGGCGGCGGACCTGGAGCCGATCCGGGCGAGGAGATCCGGGCGAGCGCCCGGGTCCCGCTCGCCCGGCACGCCGGTGACGGATCGCTGAAGGTGCACCTCGGAGCGACGTTCGGCCTCGACGAGGTGGCCGAGGCGCACCGCCTGCTGAACGACGGCAGGGCCTACGGCAAGGTCGTCCTGCTGCCTTGACCCGGGCCGAGGGCCGCTACTCGAGCTTGCCGACGTCCTCGAACGTCGTGCTCTCCCCCTCGTGCTTGTTGATCGCGAAGTTCAGCAGCCAGAGCAGGACGCCGACGCCGAGCATGCCGGCGGCGATCTTGTACTGGATCATGTCCGCGTCCAGCCGGGCCCACGGACCGAGGAGGTACAGGCACGCGATCGCCCCGATCACCGGGACGACGGTCGGAGCCGTGAAGGCACCGTCGCGTCCGGGCTCGCGGCGGAGGATCAGGACCGAGACGTTCACGACCGCGAACACGGCGAGCAGCAGCAGCGCGGTCGTCCCGGACAACGCCGCCACCACGGTGTTCTCCGCCTCCAGGCGCACCACCACGATCAGCACGAGCGCCAGTGCCGTAGTGAAGACGATGGCGGTCCACGGCGAGCGCTGCTTCGGCAGCACCTTGCCGAGACCACGGGGAAGGACGCCCTGGTTCGCCATGCCGTAGACCAGGCGGCTCGCCATCAGCATGTTGATCAGCGCGGTGTTCGCGACGGCGAAGACCGTCATGAACGGGAAGATCTTGTCGATCGGCAGGTCCGGTGCGCCGACGCGCACGACGTCGAGCAGGATGCCCGCCTCCGGGTTCTTCGGCGTCGCGATCTCCCCCGCCGGGATCACCGCGACCACCGAGACCGCGACCAGCATGTAGATGATGACCGCGATCCCGAGGCCGGTGAACATCGCACGCGGGAAGATCCGGTGCGGGTCCTTCGTCTCCTCGACCATGTTGACCGAGTCCTCGAAGCCGACCATCGAGAAGAACGCGATCGCGGTCGCCACCGTGACGGCGGCGAACAGGCCCTTGTCGTCCGGGTTCTCGAACACCGTGATGCGGTCGAGGTCACCGTCGCCGCCGCCGATCGCGACGAAGCCGATGACGATGACGATCGCCAGCGCGGCCATCTCCACCAGGGTCAGGATCACGTTGAACTTCACGCTCTCGCCGACACCCCGCAGGTTGACCAGCGCCAGCACCACCATGAAGGCCAGCGCCACGACCAGCGTGGCACCGTCGCCGGTCGGGATCGCCGGGATGCCCTCCTCGAGGCCCACCAGCAGGTTGCTGGCCAGCAGGCCCGACGAGGTCGCCGCGCTCGTGATCCCCGAGCAGACCACGGTGAACGCGACCAGGAACGTCACGAAGTGCACGCCGAAGGCCTTGTGCGCGTACAGCGCCGCGCCCGCCGCCTGGGGGTACTTGCAGACCAGCTCCAGGTACGAGTACGCCGTCAGCGTCGCCACCGCGAAGGCCACCAGGAACGGAAGCCAGGCGACGCCGCCCACCTGGCCGGCCAGGCGACCGGTGACCGCGTACACGCCCGCGCCGAGGATGTCTCCGACGATGAAGAGCAGCAGCAGGCCCGGGCCCATCACCCTCTTGAGGTCGGGACTGGGGCCGTTGACGTCGGTCTCTTCGCGCTCGCTGAGGGCAGACATGGGCGTCTGGTACCCAGAAAGCGCCCTCCTCATGCGTCCTCAGCCGAAGAAGATCTCCGCCTCGGCGTACTCCTCGGGCGACACCAGCTTGAGCTCCGAGGTCCCCTCGCTCAGCGGCACCCGGACGATGTCGGTGCCGCGCAGCGCCATCATCGTCCCGAAGTCGCCGTCGTGGACCGCTCCGATCGCCTGCAGACCGAACCGGGTGGCCAGCCAGCGGTCGAACGCCGTGGGCGTACCGCCACGCTGGATGTGACCGAGCACGACGGCACGGGCCTCCTTGCCGGTGCGGGTCTCGATCTCGGCAGCCAGGCGCTCACCGATGCCGCCGAGCCGCACGTGCCCGAAGGCGTCCTTCTCCCCGGTCAGCAGGGTCATGCCGCTCCCGTCCTCGGCCTCGACCGGCACCGCTCCCTCGGAGACCACCATGATGACGGCGTACTTGGTCTCGAACCGAGCCTCGACGTACCGGCAGACCTCGTCGATGTCGAAGGGCCGCTCGGGGATGAGCACCACGTTGGCGCCGCCCGCGATCCCGGCGTGCAGGGCGATCCACCCGGCGTGCCGGCCCATCACCTCGACCACCAGCACCCGGTGGTGCGACTCCGCCGTGGTGTGCAACCGGTCGATGGCCTCGGAGGCGATGTTCACCGCGGTGTCGAAGCCGAAGGTGAAGTCGGTCCCGGAGAGGTCGTTGTCGATCGTCTTGGGGACACCGACGAC
The DNA window shown above is from Marmoricola sp. OAE513 and carries:
- a CDS encoding Rv2175c family DNA-binding protein, whose translation is MTDSTAPGDVDLSELITDWLDWKGAAAELGVTVSKVRQYIREHQLAAAVPAPGLGQLVPAELIMDGAIVKGVPGLLTTLHDGNFEDREILAWMFTADDSLPGRPIDALRENRGSEVKRRAQAMSL
- the pknB gene encoding Stk1 family PASTA domain-containing Ser/Thr kinase; translated protein: MEDAVERKDTGRADDPLIGRVLDGRYQIGEQVASGGMATVYQAEDLRLERTVAVKVMHAGLVDDPEFVARFEREARSAARLSHHNVVSVFDQGADRGTLFLVMEYVPGITLRDVIRREAPIDAGRALALIEPVLAALAAAHAAGIIHRDVKPENVLIADDGRVKVADFGLARAVNAETQHTAAGGVLIGTVSYLSPELVVDGRADARSDVYAAGVLIYEMLTGVKPHQAENPIQVAYKHVHEDIPAPSLRVPELPAYVDALVARATARDRDLRPSDARVLLHQVRRVRQALDHGIVDDPELVADLLPSSRHQPDSIPTGVIPVDRAAVRAHDEVYDQAADADYDDYTEPVVRTGPVRTGPVRTGPLPTGSVRPPTRDSVPPPLPPEARRPLAEEPVVPGPKRDRSRRRGMWALVAVLVLALAAGVGAWQLGRYTTVPSLEGLQVADAKTRLARADLKLRLGTPEYSTEVAKDSIIGTNPDPGDRIGKGDTVTVVVSLGPELTAVPTLKGKTVAEATAILEGVKLEVGTVTQRYAETIPKGQVIRSNPAAGEDQPLGTLIDLTVSKGREPVAIPNYTGKKAKTAEKKLKELGFQVRLTEDFSDTVKTGDVISQTPNSGKGFKKDTITLVVSKGVEMIEIPKVRRKSATEAQALLEGLGFRVEVRQSALYLGYNVVAGSDPDAGTLAPHGSVVVLTVI
- a CDS encoding MFS transporter, with the protein product MSEQLIAENPATSAPDETEHIKNPSRDRRGLVLATILIAQLMVVLDLSIVNVALPNMQEALGFSATGLSWVLNAYSLTFGGLLLLGARAGDLLGRRPTFLVGIAIFTLASLAGGFATSGAALVVSRAVQGLGAALAAPASLSLLTTMFPEGRERTRALGLYTAVSVGGVSFGLVVGGILTEFASWRWVMLVNVPIGIAVATTAWLSVPHTPRRRGRFDLAGAVTSTAGVSGLVYGFVHAASAGWSSVVTLTSVIGGVALVVAFIAIERRADEPITPLGLFASRVRSGALLARMFLIAGAMGAFFYLTQYLQDVLEFTPIQAGLAFLPMTAGVFLASQSSSRFLVERLGERIVMIVGGVLSLASLVWLTQLDVHSGYGDVVVSLVLLGLGNGLAFVPLTSSALHGVQPHEAGAAAGLVNVAQQVGSALGLAGLVTVSGHAARNADPAGVLDGVQHAHAVFLSGAHAAFEAATVMLVVTLFLVTFVIRRGQVAEEPVPVLVD
- a CDS encoding TetR/AcrR family transcriptional regulator; its protein translation is MTDATPADGAPKLRADAARNRAKLVTTARDVFTAEGGEASLEQIAKAAGVGIGTLYRHFPTRLDLLEAVYRDEVDLLREAAEKVIPNHSPVEALELWLAAFVDYAATKRHIFAELVEAVGRESELMTHSRGVIYGNAEVLVTRAQEAGEIRSDVTSPDVLRLVGGCTMMPNFDREQTERILKIVMDGLRAT
- the aroF gene encoding 3-deoxy-7-phosphoheptulonate synthase, encoding MVVVMAPDATDEQIAHVTERVEGVGGQAFVSRGVVRTIIGLVGDIESFHGLNLRSMAGVAAVHRISDPFKLVSRQHHPDRSTVWVGPAGHQVPIGPETFTFIAGPCAVETPTQTLEAAEMAKAAGATLLRGGAYKPRTSPYAFQGLGVKGLEILADVRETTGLPIVTEVVDARDVTVVAEHADMLQIGTRNMANFGLLQAVGDAGKPVLLKRGMTATIEEWLMAAEYIAQRGNLDVVLCERGIRTFEPSTRNTLDISAVPVIQGISHLPIIVDPSHAGGRKDLVVPLSKAAIGVGADGVIVDVHPDPETALCDGPQALLGNELRALAQAVRQIPPVVGRVDAGERVRR
- a CDS encoding class II 3-deoxy-7-phosphoheptulonate synthase, producing the protein MLDPNSSIPDLAALHALGAAQQPTYPDSAAVDDAVAKLRSFPPLVFAGECDDLTAKLAAVSRGEAFLLQGGDCAETFDGVTADIIRNKLRVILQMAVVLTYAASVPVVKLGRFAGQYAKPRSSDFETRDLPGIGPVTLPAYRGDAVNGYEFTEAARIPDPQRLVDVYHSSASTLNLVRAFTTGGYADLRQVHAWNTDFVQGSAVGSRYEAVANEIDRALTFMKAIGADPDEFHRVEMHSSHEALVLEYEHAMTRIDSRTEQPYDVSGHFVWIGERTRQLDGAHVELLSRIKNPIGVKLGPTTSADDAIALAAKLNPENTAGRLTFITRMGAGKIRDLLPPLVEKVEAAGVQVAWVCDPMHGNTYEASSGYKTRSLSDVTAEVQGFFDVHRALGTWPGGIHVELTGDDVTECVGGLEDLAEMDLGNRYESVCDPRLNRVQSLELAFLVAEMLRKA
- a CDS encoding NADP-dependent oxidoreductase, with translation MTTAVVATGFGGPENLALVDVDVPAPGPGEVAISVLACGVNPADIKSYNGAFGTDPSKLPLRLGFEAAGVVTAVGPDADGPEGPIAVGDEVIAFRISGAYAGDVVVPASAVIRKPSHLDWPEAAGLMLTGATAVHLLTATAVGENDTVLIHGASGGVGLMAVQLAVLRGASVVATASEKRHGLLEELGAEPVVYGPGLADRVREVAPGGIDVALDLVGTDEALETSLALVADRDRIATIANFAQGPAAGIKVLGGGPGADPGEEIRASARVPLARHAGDGSLKVHLGATFGLDEVAEAHRLLNDGRAYGKVVLLP
- a CDS encoding APC family permease, encoding MSALSEREETDVNGPSPDLKRVMGPGLLLLFIVGDILGAGVYAVTGRLAGQVGGVAWLPFLVAFAVATLTAYSYLELVCKYPQAAGAALYAHKAFGVHFVTFLVAFTVVCSGITSAATSSGLLASNLLVGLEEGIPAIPTGDGATLVVALAFMVVLALVNLRGVGESVKFNVILTLVEMAALAIVIVIGFVAIGGGDGDLDRITVFENPDDKGLFAAVTVATAIAFFSMVGFEDSVNMVEETKDPHRIFPRAMFTGLGIAVIIYMLVAVSVVAVIPAGEIATPKNPEAGILLDVVRVGAPDLPIDKIFPFMTVFAVANTALINMLMASRLVYGMANQGVLPRGLGKVLPKQRSPWTAIVFTTALALVLIVVVRLEAENTVVAALSGTTALLLLAVFAVVNVSVLILRREPGRDGAFTAPTVVPVIGAIACLYLLGPWARLDADMIQYKIAAGMLGVGVLLWLLNFAINKHEGESTTFEDVGKLE
- a CDS encoding 6-phosphofructokinase, with translation MRVGVLTGGGDCPGLNAVIRAVVRKGVKEYGDEFVGFRDGWKGPLEGLTMALGIDQVRGILPRGGTVLGSSRTNPFSIEGGVEQIEANLAAAGVDALIAIGGEDTLGVATKLHELGVKVVGVPKTIDNDLSGTDFTFGFDTAVNIASEAIDRLHTTAESHHRVLVVEVMGRHAGWIALHAGIAGGANVVLIPERPFDIDEVCRYVEARFETKYAVIMVVSEGAVPVEAEDGSGMTLLTGEKDAFGHVRLGGIGERLAAEIETRTGKEARAVVLGHIQRGGTPTAFDRWLATRFGLQAIGAVHDGDFGTMMALRGTDIVRVPLSEGTSELKLVSPEEYAEAEIFFG